In Stanieria sp. NIES-3757, the DNA window GTTGTTGACGACGTTTGTTTTGATTGGTAAAACCTGATGCAAAAACAATACCGTAGGTAATTAGTAATGAAGAAAATATAATTAACAAAAGCCAAGGAGGAGTAGCAGGCGCAGCCAACATAGCAACTTCATCTGTTGGAGCAATACTAAAAGCGACAAACATCGCGCCTAAAATAGTTCCGCTTAAATCTGCTACAGTATCAGCCCAAATAATTCTTTTTTTACCTTTTCCGAGAGATTGGGGTTGGTTGGAATTTGAATTTGTATAGCGATCGCCATCCAGAATCGAACGAGATAAGGCGACACCAAAAGAAAAAGGCATTGCTTCAAAGACTACTTTGCCTAATGCTTCATCCAAAGGTGTTTGCAGGTTAATTTCTTGAAGTACGATCATAATCAAAGTAGCGCAGACAAAACCAATTGAGAGGGTTTCTATACTTTCTGCGATTGCTTTAGAGATAGGATCTTTGTCGTCTTGCTGAGAACGAAAACCCTCAACTCGATTGATTAAAAAAACTATAAAAAAAGTAATGGCTATAATTCCCAACAGTATAGGAGGTTCGGCATAAGAACCAATAAACCATACTTCCATAGTACAAAGCAGAGGTATTCCAAATAAAAAACCACCAGAAGCTCCGCTAACTATTTCTCCCCATTCTTCTGACCATTTCTTGGGGAGTTGATGACGATGTTTTGCTGCCACTTTAGACTTAATTAAGATTCAGTACCTATTGTAATTAAAAGTCAACGTATATATTTTTTATTTTTCTGAGATTCTTTGGCGTAATACTCTTAATAACTTGGTAAACTGATTCGGTAGAGGAGCGATCGCTTCAATTATTTTTTCCGAGACGGGATGTTGAAGAATTAGTTTTCTGGCGTGTAAAGCTTGACCAGATAAATTTACTTTCAGAGAACGACCAGAACTATAAAGCGAATCGCCAACAATAGGATGACCAGTATGGCTGCAATGAACTCGAATTTGATGGGTGCGTCCTGTTTCTAAAAGAAATTCCATTAAGGTATAGTTACCAAGTCTTTCTAAGATTTTCCAGTGGGTAACCGCTTCTCTACCGCCTTTTTCTGAGGGAACTACAGCCATTTTTTTACGGTCAACGGGATGACGACCAACGGGCAGATCTATCTTGCCTTCTGGGTCAGAATAACAACCATAAACTACGCCCCAATATTCTCTTCTAGCAGTTTTGGCTTTGATTTGAGCTTGTAAATGTTGATGAGCATAATCATTTTTAGCTATTACAATTGCACCAGTAGTATCTTTATCAAGTCGATGTACTATTCCTGGTCGTTGTACGCCACCAATACCAGCTAAATTATCGCAGTGAGAGAGCAAGGCATGAACGAGAGTTCCTGTTTCGTGTCCAGGTGCAGGATGAACGACTAAATCGGCAGGTTTATTGATAATAATTAAATCTTCATCTTCATAAAGAATGTCTAGGGGAATGTCCTCTGCTTGTAAGTTGAGAGGTTCTGGACTCGGAATAGTAATTTCTAAGCAGTCTCCTGGGGTTAATTTGATTTTTTTACTAGTACAAACTTGACCATTTAATTGAACATTTCCTTCTTCAATCAGTTTTTGGAGACGAGAACGAGATAAGTCCGCAAGCTGACTAGATAACCATCGATCCAAGCGATCGCTTGTTTGTTGTACTGTTAAATTAATTGTTGTTTCAGAATCAATCACAGAAATTAAAGAAAAAGATTGACTATTATGGTACAGAGTTATCTAAAGCTGTAGTTAATTCTTGCATGATACCCTCGATCGCTACTTCAATGCGTCGCCAATCAGGAATTAAAGGAGCTCCAAAAGGATATTGATGAAAATCGTCAAAAGCCGTATCAAGAGCATGGGCAAATGTTTCTACCGCAGTTAATTCACGATGTAAGTCGTAGCCATTTAAGTCATGCATTTCTGCAAAGGCTTCATATACTCCAACTACGCTACGGGCATGAGTCAAATAAGTCAATTTGAGAGTGCGGAAAAATTCCCGACTGAGTATTATTCCTTGAGAAGAAATTTGAGCGAAAAAAGTCCGAGCAATATCACCAACCATTTTTTGGAGTCCCAGTTGAGAACCACTACCTATTTCCTGATGTTTATGATCGTAGCGATTAGTTAACTCTACTTGACAAAGTCTAGGTACTCGAATCAGACGATAAACTTCTGAAAGTATTCCTACTTCAATCCCCCAGTCAGAAGGAAATTGCATTTCTCTGGCAATACTAGTAAACATAGCAAATTCTCCTGCTAAAGGATAACGAAAATCTGCCATGTATTCCAGAAAATCTAAATTGCCCAAAATTTTTCGTAAAGAACGCACAAAAGGAAAATAAAATAGACGCACTACTCGACCATACAAGCGATCGCCATAACGAGCATAAAATCCTTTGGCAAATTGATAGCGTAAATGTACGACTGAATAGAGCAGACGTACCATAAAATTGCGATCATAGGTTAGGATATCTGCATCGTGAAAAGCCAGAACAGCAACTTCTTCCTTAGCAAGAATATATCCCAAAGCAGTCCAAACCGCTCGACCTTTACCACGAGGACCTAAAGGTAGTAGTTCATCAATTTGTTGAATTACCTGTTGTACTTCAGGTTTGTCATTCCAGAGTAAGCGTCCTTTATCTCCTAAAAGAGTGACAATTTCTTTAGCTCGATGAAATTCTTCTGCATTTGCTCGATCCAAACTGATGTAAACTCTTTGAATAAATTGCATTTGCGCTAACTCTTCAATGATATGTGCCATTGCCGAACTGGCTAAATCACTAAAAAGAGCAGGAATCAAAACGCCAATTGGAATACGACTAGATGCTTGCAAGAGACGTTCTTCCATTGCAGCTACCGTCTCTTTTTGTAAAAGCGTGAAAGTGGGAACGTAATTGATATGGAAATCGGGCATATTGTTTAGTTCGTGAGGTGAACATCGCTTGAATTTATTCCAATTCTCAAAAATAGCTAGATAGATGAGCAAATTATTAATTATTAAAATTAACTTTTGAATGCAGTGCTATTTTTTGCTTTTGACTTTTGATTCAGTCTATTGTTGCTTTTGAGAAACGGGATAAGATATTAGGCTGACTCAATCTATCAGAAAAGTATAAACCAATCTCAATAATTCTAATTCTACTGCTGGTAAACGACGATAAAGCAGTTCTAATTGCCCACCAGCTTTGAAAAAATCAAAATTTAACATGATCGAGTTTAAAAATCAGTTTGGACTTGAACCCCAAAGGTACAGCGATCGCCATAAGCAGCTAGAGGATCGGGTGCTGCACCGACAAAAGCAGTAGTTATATATTCTTCATCAAAGAGATTGTATTAGAGTGGTTTAAATCTTAAGGAAAAGGTTATCAAACGCAGATTAACAGCTTACTACGAGCCTACATAGAAGCTCATCGCTCTTGATTTTTGATTCAATTTCAATCGATATTACAATACTGTTTAATTTTTTAAGAGTTCATATTGAGTAGCTTCAGTTTCTACCTGTTTGCCATCAGGAGTAATTTTTTGATCGGTAATTAAGCGCGCTCCACGTCCTCTAGTAAAATAGTTCCAACCCCATTGCACCATAACTACTAATTTATTATCAAACTCAATCAAATAATAAATATGGGCAAATACCCAAATCAACCACGCTAACAGTCCCGAAAGTTTAATAAAACCGAGATTGACTACAGCAGTATTTTGCCCGATAACCGCTAAATTTCCCACATCAAAATATCTAAACGGAGGCATAGTTTGATTTTTGAGCCGTTTGCGAATTAGTTTAGCAACGTATTCTCCTTCTTGAATTGCGACTGGTGCTACTCCTGGTAAGGGTTTGTCTCCTTGATGAGGAAAATTAGCTAAATCGCCAATCACAAAAATATTAGGATATCCTGCGATCGTTAAATCTGGTTCAACCACTACTCTCCCAACACGGTCTAGTTCTGCCCCAGTTCGCCCTGCTAAAGCTTTGCCCATTCTGGAAGCTTTGACACCAGCAGCCCATAAAACGGTATTAGAACGAATTTGTTCGCTATGGTCGCCATATTTAACTGTAATGATGTCTTCGGCAATTTCAGTGACTAAAGCCTTGGTTTTGACTGTAACACCTAGTTTTTCTAAAGAAGACTGCGCTTTAGCTGATAATTCAGGAGGATAAGGCGGTAAAACCCTATCCATTCCTTCTAATAAAAGAATACGAGTTTCACTAGTATCAATATTGCGGAATTCATTTTTGAGAGAACCATGAGCAATTTCTGCGATCGCGCCAGCTAATTCCACTCCTGTTGGACCTCCTCCGACAATGGCAAAAGTCAAAAAAGCTTGTCGTTTTTCGGGATCGGTTTCTTTTTCTGCTGCTTCAAAAGCTAAAAAGATACGTCGGCGAATTTCTAAAGCATCTTCCACAGTCTTTAATCCAGGGGCAGTAACTTGCCAATGCTCGTTACCAAAATAATGATGAGATACTCCTGTAGCAACAATTAGAATATCGTAATCGAGTTCCGGATGATCTTGGAGATAAACTTTTTGCGCTTGGGGATCGAGGTCTACAACTCGGTCTAATAAAACGTGGGTATTTTTATGTTTACCTAATACAACTCTAAGAGGAGAAGCAATATCCGCAGGGGATAAGCTACCCGTTGCTACTTGATAAAGTAAGGGTTGAAATAGGTGAAAGTTGCGTTTATCGATTAAAGTAACTTTGACAGGAGCTTTGCCTAAAGCTTTGGCTGCATAAAGACCACCAAATCCGCCACCGACAATAACTACATGAGGTTGAAATTGATTAGTTTGGGCTGTGTTCATAAAATGTCTTGAGTCTTAAATGGCAAATTTTATAAGTAAAATTTATAAATTAGTTATGATTTTGAAACTTTTTTTATATATTTAGATAATAATTGCTATTTTCAGGTTAGTTGCTAAACCTCTAAATTTCATCTTTTGGAGCGGAATGAATTTTGAATATTTTTAAAATTTTCCAAATTGGATTTGATTTGACATATTGTAAACACAATCAAGTCCAACTGAAGTAGCAGTCTTTACAAGCACAAAGATTAAGTTTTAGGTACTAGGTTTTAGATCAAGTTCGTTTGAATACTTATTATTAAAGATGAGGTCAAGTAATAAGTAACTGGTAACTGATTACTGACTGACTCCCTGAATTACTGGACTAACAAAAGGTCTAGTATCACCACGCCAATTAAAACCATTGATGCGAAAATTAATTGAACCAATTTCTAAAACAGGATTGTAACGAAGAGTGATGTTGTGGGTACGGCGACTGTACTCTAAAACATAGTCAGTGCTGATTTCTTCATTATCGTCAAGATTCAAAGAAGTCTGGACTCCTACTCGAATTGGGCCGTATATTTGCTGGGTAATTCCTAAAGACAAAGTTTTTTCGTCAACATAGCGGTCGAACAAAAACGGAGAGCGATCGCCACGAATTCCTTGAGAATAGGTCAGACTAAATCCTGTATAGTCCAAGTAGGAACGGGAAAAATGACCGAGTTGTCCCTCGATGCCGATGTTAGCTTGTAAAGATGGCTGATTGTCACCGTTGCTATAAAAACTACTGACTCCAGAAATTCCTGTGTTGAGTTGGAGAAAAGGAACTACCGGAATAGGAGTGAAACGTAAACCTTGGTTTGGAGTTGGTGCTAAAGCTTTCCCTTGCCATAAGAGAAACCCTTTATTAAGAGAGGCTGCGGTTTGATAACGAGTGAGATTGATGCGATCGTTATCTCGATTGGGTTCGAGTAAATCTTCTCGATCTGTATCGGCATTAATATTCTGAATCGATCCTTGATAAATAAGATTAATACCTGTTTTTCCTAAAGCAATATTGGGTGAGGTGATAATTCCGCCAATACTACTGTAAACAGTTTGGAAACCAAGAGAGCCATTAAAAAGGCGATCGCGAAAATTATACTGTAAGCTGAAGGTATGAGGATTAGCTAAATTACCTAATTGTTGGTTAAGAGCTACTCTAGTTCTTAATTCATCTTCCACATCATCGGGATCTAAACTGTTAAGACTGAGTCTAGCTTGTAAACTGGTACGGGGAGAAAAGGTGTTGGTAAACTGAGTTTGTAGTCCTAAGCTTGAAGGATTAAAAATTCCTCCGTCATCTTCATCACTAAAATCAAAAGCAGTGGGAAAGAGAGCTTTTTGTAGGAAATATTGTGGAGTAATCTCCCAATTGGTTTTTTCTGTCTCAATTAGTTTAAAACTACGTTCGAGATATAAACCTCCCCTTTCTTCACCGTCAAATCCAAAGTTGACAATTCCTGGTTGACGGGGACGACTATCTATAACAAACCGATTGGTTAATAAAGGGACAGTAAAACTATCATCAATGACTATCCGAGATTTTTCGGTAGTCAAAACGCTAACTTGAGGCGCAGTTTGGGTAAAATTAGCAGTTTTGGCTCTTAATTCCAACTCTGGAGGCGAAAAAGGATCGTTGGTGAGACGAAAATCGGTTGCAGTAAAGTCATTGTTTTGAAACTCCATTTTGGCTGCTTCAAATCGCAGTCGATTAATTTCTCCTCCACTCGTTTGCTCGTTATTACCACTAATGATGCGATAGTCTCTGTTACTTCCTACAGAAATGCCAATCGATTCTGCTGCACTGACATCAGTTAAAGGTTGAGTGATGGTCAGGCGATCGCTTAAGGTAGTTTGAGGAACGATCCTACTTTCTGGGAGTCTGGCAGATAAATCGCGGTTGAGAGTAGCTTGATCTACTTCTCCTTGGGCATTAATAACTACCCCTCGATCTTGAACTAAATAATATTCAAATTTTTCTCCTCGCAATACTTGTTGTCCTCTTGTCAGAACAACATTTCCTTGAGCTACAGCAATCCGATCTGCTAAATTAACTTGGAGGCGATCCGCAGTAAGAACAGCTTGAGCAAAGTTCATCACCACCTTACCTTCAGCCGTAACTACTTGTTGTTGATTATTATACTCTTGGCGATCGGCAATGACTTCAATGACATCAACTTGTTCTACAGGAGTCGGTGTAGTTGGTTCAGTAGAATTAGGGTTATTGTCAGGAATAGTAAATTCTCTGATTTCGCCGTTGCGTTCTTGAGTTATTAAATAACTAGTAGGCAAACAAAACTCTTTTTGACAATTAGGGGAAAACCTGAGTCTGTTCCTTCCCTGAAACTGATTGTGATTTAACTGAGTTATTACAGTTCGATTACGATCTTGATTGTTAATCTTCCCCTGGTAGGTTTTAGGTACTTTGTGGAGAATGGGTGTAAGTTGAGTCTGGGTTTCAACTACTGGTTGTGCAACCGCTAAATAATTCAGGGAGATTAACAATGAAATCATCTGTTCCAATAACGCTGGTAGTTAGCAATTTTAATCTTTATTTCCATGAATGCAAGTAAAATTTTAAGTTTTCAAAAATTTAGTTTGAATCAAAAGTAGTTTTTTCTTAAACAATACAAATTTAAAAAGAGAAAAAGACACAAAAATTTTGGCTCCGCGAACTGTGGTTAGGGACAATTCGCGAATTGTCCCAACTACTCTAAGTTAAAAGTAACAAGATTAACTTGATTTAATTTAACGAACGGTGTTTTAGATAGAAATTATTTTTTTTTATTATTAAAATTTTATAAATTGCTTTTATTTTATCGAAAATATTTA includes these proteins:
- a CDS encoding integral membrane protein: MAAKHRHQLPKKWSEEWGEIVSGASGGFLFGIPLLCTMEVWFIGSYAEPPILLGIIAITFFIVFLINRVEGFRSQQDDKDPISKAIAESIETLSIGFVCATLIMIVLQEINLQTPLDEALGKVVFEAMPFSFGVALSRSILDGDRYTNSNSNQPQSLGKGKKRIIWADTVADLSGTILGAMFVAFSIAPTDEVAMLAAPATPPWLLLIIFSSLLITYGIVFASGFTNQNKRRQQQGIFQRPESETLVYYLVSLFVSALMLWFFQRLAFDDPWSLWMRYSIILSLPASIGGAAGRLAV
- the rluD1 gene encoding pseudouridine synthase; amino-acid sequence: MIDSETTINLTVQQTSDRLDRWLSSQLADLSRSRLQKLIEEGNVQLNGQVCTSKKIKLTPGDCLEITIPSPEPLNLQAEDIPLDILYEDEDLIIINKPADLVVHPAPGHETGTLVHALLSHCDNLAGIGGVQRPGIVHRLDKDTTGAIVIAKNDYAHQHLQAQIKAKTARREYWGVVYGCYSDPEGKIDLPVGRHPVDRKKMAVVPSEKGGREAVTHWKILERLGNYTLMEFLLETGRTHQIRVHCSHTGHPIVGDSLYSSGRSLKVNLSGQALHARKLILQHPVSEKIIEAIAPLPNQFTKLLRVLRQRISEK
- a CDS encoding FAD-dependent pyridine nucleotide-disulphide oxidoreductase: MNTAQTNQFQPHVVIVGGGFGGLYAAKALGKAPVKVTLIDKRNFHLFQPLLYQVATGSLSPADIASPLRVVLGKHKNTHVLLDRVVDLDPQAQKVYLQDHPELDYDILIVATGVSHHYFGNEHWQVTAPGLKTVEDALEIRRRIFLAFEAAEKETDPEKRQAFLTFAIVGGGPTGVELAGAIAEIAHGSLKNEFRNIDTSETRILLLEGMDRVLPPYPPELSAKAQSSLEKLGVTVKTKALVTEIAEDIITVKYGDHSEQIRSNTVLWAAGVKASRMGKALAGRTGAELDRVGRVVVEPDLTIAGYPNIFVIGDLANFPHQGDKPLPGVAPVAIQEGEYVAKLIRKRLKNQTMPPFRYFDVGNLAVIGQNTAVVNLGFIKLSGLLAWLIWVFAHIYYLIEFDNKLVVMVQWGWNYFTRGRGARLITDQKITPDGKQVETEATQYELLKN
- a CDS encoding OstA family protein; translation: MISLLISLNYLAVAQPVVETQTQLTPILHKVPKTYQGKINNQDRNRTVITQLNHNQFQGRNRLRFSPNCQKEFCLPTSYLITQERNGEIREFTIPDNNPNSTEPTTPTPVEQVDVIEVIADRQEYNNQQQVVTAEGKVVMNFAQAVLTADRLQVNLADRIAVAQGNVVLTRGQQVLRGEKFEYYLVQDRGVVINAQGEVDQATLNRDLSARLPESRIVPQTTLSDRLTITQPLTDVSAAESIGISVGSNRDYRIISGNNEQTSGGEINRLRFEAAKMEFQNNDFTATDFRLTNDPFSPPELELRAKTANFTQTAPQVSVLTTEKSRIVIDDSFTVPLLTNRFVIDSRPRQPGIVNFGFDGEERGGLYLERSFKLIETEKTNWEITPQYFLQKALFPTAFDFSDEDDGGIFNPSSLGLQTQFTNTFSPRTSLQARLSLNSLDPDDVEDELRTRVALNQQLGNLANPHTFSLQYNFRDRLFNGSLGFQTVYSSIGGIITSPNIALGKTGINLIYQGSIQNINADTDREDLLEPNRDNDRINLTRYQTAASLNKGFLLWQGKALAPTPNQGLRFTPIPVVPFLQLNTGISGVSSFYSNGDNQPSLQANIGIEGQLGHFSRSYLDYTGFSLTYSQGIRGDRSPFLFDRYVDEKTLSLGITQQIYGPIRVGVQTSLNLDDNEEISTDYVLEYSRRTHNITLRYNPVLEIGSINFRINGFNWRGDTRPFVSPVIQGVSQ